The genomic DNA TCCCGGAATGGGGCAGCTGACACTGAGACCTGGGGCATCCAGCTGAACACAGAGTCCACTTGCCTAGTATCTGccccttctcccatcccctcccctttcccagcAACACCTGTGTCCTCAAGGTCATCCAGAGTCAGGTGGAAAGTGGGTCACGTACCACGAGACTGAGGCGGCAGCCTCTGCTGGGTCCCTTATGATAACCTAAACAGGCAGATTGTGGCCTTGCCCAAGATGGGGGAGGGTTGAGACAAGCCTGCCTTTTATGCTTACCAACTCTGGACAAGAGTAGGTGTGAGCTATGTGTGAGCAGAAGCTTTCTGAATACCCCAGCCCAGAACTTtaaaggtattttatttatttagatttttcttGTCTTGTAAGTTTGGgacaaccccccccacacacacacacatcagtgatAAAACACACGgcttattctgattttttttgcatttgagTTGTAACATCAATAGATCTTAACCACACAGTGTAACGTATATCTTATTTGTGTATATTCCCACTCAAGGTCAAGTTAGAAACTTGACAGGGCTGTgaacacctgtaattccagaatttGGAAAATGCTGACCAGAGGCCAGGAGTCGAGTTCATCTCAGCTACATAGCACGCCCAAGGCCATCCTGAACCTcatgagactatctcaaaagcaaaacaaaacaaaagatctaATTGTAGAGAATTTGCAGTCAGTCCCTTGCCTTCTGCCAGACTAGGCCCTCCAATCCAGACAGTCACGGTCCTGGTTCATATCCTCCTACCAGCTGCCTGcccgtatgtatatatgtagtatgtatatatgtatgtgtgtgtatgtatgtattttactaTTTATGTGTACGCTTGCAAGTATAGGCCACCTTATGCATGAGAAGCCAGGGGATAAAACTTGCAGtactcagttctctccctccacctgtaGTGCATGGTTGTCAGGGTTGGTGGCACACTGCACCTTACCCACTTGGCCATCTTAACTAGCACTGTTTGTTTCCTGCCTTGTTGGGAGAGAGAACCAGGATCTTAAGCATGGTACAAAAGCACTCTGCTCCTGAATTACGACCCTAACTTACTGGGTCTATTTGTTTAATTTGATGTGGACAATACTCTTTTTGATATGGGACTCCTATCAATGCTACTAAAATAGGAACTTTTAGTATCTGAAATCTTGGAACCAGTTCTGGTTGTAAACACCTTGATTGCCAGCAggtaggaggtagaggcaggtatcGAATTTCTGTAACTTCTCGAGGTCAGCCTACTCTGCCTAGCTAGTTCTAGGCTCACCAGACCtctttatgagagagagagagagagagagagagagagagagagagagagagagagagagagagagaaggagggagagacagagggtaggtgggagggaggaagaaagaaaaggaaagaaaaagaggaaggaaggaaggaaggaaggaaggaaggaaggaaggaagggaagttgAAGTCCCAGGTTGGAGACTTAGCTCATCAGCAGAAAGCCTGCCTGGACGCCTCAGTAATGCGACTGGATGGATGCATGGTTCAGAGATGGGGCACCTACTTAGAATCCTCCTGGGGATGGGGCTCAGTAGTAGATCTCTTGCCTAATATTGACTACTTTTATCAACAgcaccacacacaaaaaagctATTGAGCATCTAACTAGTCAACCGCGAGGTAAAAAACACATGTCGCTCTCAGTCACTAATTTTGTGCTGATGTGTCCCACTTGTGACAGAACGCCAGACATAACACAGAGACCAAAAGAAAGGCTTTTGTGCCCCATAAAATACTTTTGTCAGAAGCCCTCCCAGGGCTCCATCATGCTTTGCGCCTGCCATGACGTGTGTAGTGAGTGCGTGCTGGGAGACCCTCAGCGCATGCTCGCTGCGCCGATCACGTGCTATTTTCTCGTGCACAGCCCGCGTGGTGCCTGACTTCCGGGAGTCGTTTCCGGCGAGGCCTCTGGCGACGGTTGAGCGGCAAGATGAGTGTCTTCTCGCGCCTCAGGAACGGAATCCCACCGTCGCGAGACGACTGCCAGGTACGGAGGGGGGTCTGGGAGCCTGGGAGCACGAGCTGGGGAGCACCAGGAGCACGGCCATGGGTGGTAGCACCCGAGGCCGGGGAGCCCTGGAAGGGGACGACGTCCTAGGCCAGGTAAGGGCGGGAACATGGCGCTGGCCTGAGGAGGTGAACCAAGCGGCTCCCACCTCTGAGGCCTGTGACTTTCTCTCTACCAGTCTCCCTATGAGCGATTAAGTCAACGCATGTTGGACATTTCTGGGGACCGAGGTGTGCTGAAAGATATCATCCGCGAGGGCGCTGGCGATCCTGTGACACCTGACGCTTCTGTGCTGGGTATGGAGGCCactactggctgctcttggtccttGGGGAACCATGGTttaggtttgggtttttgtttttatgaaacagGGAGGGTCTCATGCAACccaactcttaactgctgatgtAGCTGAGGTTGAACTCCTGATACTCCTATTTCTACCTTTCTAGTCTTAGCCTAATGGGGTGGGCACCACTACATGTTATGTGGTGCTAGGAATAGAGCCCAGGGAACATATACTGACCCCCTAGTTAGTTTTGGGGGTTCTTTGTTTCAGGAATCGGGGATTGAACCTGGAACCTAGGTATCCTCAATTGGCGATTGCATCTTTCCAAAATATGGCGAATTTTAGGACTAGATGTGTTCCCTCTGAATGGAGAGGGTTTGGTTTTGAGAAACAATCGCATATGTCCCAGGTTGGTCCCAAACCTTATGTAACCAAAGACCTAGAACTTTTGTttggcctcccaaatgctgacatCATACTCGTGTATGCCACCTTGCCTGGTTTATTAggaggtgctggggatggaaccttgggccttgtacatgctagtcAAACATTCAACCGAGCCACGTCCTTTTGTGGTTGtatatctgtttttgttttttgttttttcttttgttttccggtgggttgggtttttttcgttttgttttttgttttttgtttttgagacaggtgtcTCTTTGTAActgctctggctgttctggaactcccttTGAAGTCTAGGCTAGCcacaattcagagatctgcctgccttcacctcccaaggtgctgggattaaaggcatatgcctttgttttaattatttgtttgtttttgagacagggttcactgagtagcccagggtagcctgtagctctttatgtagaccaggacAGGCTAACCTCAAAACTcagctccccctgcctctgtctctctgcctccctacctctctgcctttctgcctctgcccctgcccccatAGTACTGGGATTAAACCGCCAggtccagccctttttttttttttttaaagacagggtctccctgtatcccaagatggcctcaaattggcactcttcctgcctcagcttctttgttgttgtttttttttttttttcagagctggggaccgaacccagggccttgcgcttgctaggcaagcgctcttccgctgagctaaatccccaaccccctctgcctcagcttctttagagctgggatgacaggtggcTGCCAGCCAACCTGCCTTGGGCTTTGTAAAGCATGAGCTCTGTGACATGAGCTAAGTTCAGCAGGAGAGCTCTGAACCCCAGAGCTGGAAGTCAGATACTCAGAACACAGGAAGCCCTCCTGTGGCTCTGGGGCCCAGGCGCTTAAACTCGTTTATTCCTTTTCCCACCCTAGACAGGGTCTCTGACCAGACAGGCGTCTGGTGCTAGCATAGAATTTCCAGTGTAGCTGAGGCTACCCCTGTCTCcgctttcccaagtgctgggattacagactccTCCACTGTGCAGCTAACTGCAGTGTTTCCCTGTGGCACTGATGGGGGGCTTAGGGATGTTTTCCTcacatttgtgctttctttcccTCTGCTGTAGTGAAATACTCTGGATACCTGGAGCACATGGATAAGCCTTTCGACTCCAATTGCTTTAGGAAAACCCCTCGGCTGATGAAACTTGGAGAAGGTAAAGTCATCTGGGGTCATCTGCGCAAAATAAGGCAGGCCATGTTTTAGGGCTGTCAGCCTCCAGCAAACAGGTTCTTAGAGTTGGTAGCTGAGCTTGGTCTTAGGGAAGCACCCAGGTTGTCTTGTCACTTTTCTTCTTGGGACCTTATTTTTGGCTGATAGCTTACCTTGCAAGTTCATCTTGGCATCTAAGTTACCCATTGGGCATTATTaaaatgcatatgtgtatatgtgcccagtgcccgcagaggccagaagaggtggcAAACCACCCGGAACTGTAGTTAGgcagtggtgagccaccatgagtTACTTAGAAcgaaattcaggtcctctgcaagagcagtaagcactctaactgctgagccatctccagccacAGGCCatcttttaagacagagtctcactatgaaACCCACACTTACCATGAGAAGTCTCCTATCTCATCTCTGACGTGATAGAATGATAAACATGAGCCCCCATACGTGGATCCAGTGGGCATAATTCTTAGTGCATCAATGAAATAAACAGTAAACGCTTACTTCCTAGCACGTGTAGTGAAATAAGACATCATGGGATCTGGGAGAATGAGTCAGTCAAGTGCTTGtcgtgtaagcatgaggacctgcttTCCATCCCACAGGACCCATGGATTTTTACTTTGctggttggcttttgtttttgttttaaaaggtcGGATGTAGTATCGTATACTTAAATACTacaggggaggcagaaacagatggCTCTCTGGGGTTCTTTGGCCAGCCAGCCTCCTTAGACTCTAGGACAGTgatagatcctgtctcaaaagcatgGTGATGCCCCTGAAGAATGACAAGTTGAGACTGTCTTCTAGCATCctcgtgcatgtgcacacatcaacacgcgcgcacgcacacgcgcacacacacgcacaccctaAAATGCTGTGCTCAGATGATGAGAACCCCATCTTATGGACCTTACTAGGGTTGGGGAAGTTGGTCTCTAATCCAGAAATGAATGTCATAGAACATGGAGCTCTGAGGAATGATCTGGGTCTGCTTGATGACATTACAATTACCCTCCTTTTGGCAGGGTCACAGGCAGTCTGGAAAAGAAGGCTTGAGATGAGAGCCCTGAGGTTTGAATAAGATTTTAGTTGTgggacttgagagatggctcaaaggttaagagcaatggctgcttttCCAGGAGATGGGATTCAGTTTACAACACCTAAATGGTGGCTTAGagtcatctataactccagctcctggggatctgttgccctcttctgggctctgtgggcaTTGAGTAAATGAATTTGGCATACATAAAaacaggcaaaacacatacatagaagtacacataaaaaataaataaaggaaaaaaatcttgtaTTTCAGTTAGAGTAGATAGTCCACAGGCGGGGATGGCAGAGAACTTAACAGAGAGAACAGACTGTGCAACAGAGATGGAGCCTGCAGGAGGTGACATTTGGGAAAAGTAGGACAGCAGGAGCAAGACTGAGCACTGAGTTGGGCCCCAGTGCAAGGCTTGGTTGGCAATGCTCCCTTGGGTTGGAGTAGGGAAACTGGTACCTGTGAGCGGAATGCTGAGTGAACTTCAGTTGAGTTCTTGGTCCTTTCTTCCAGATATTACACTCTGGGGCATGGAGCTGGGCCTTCTAAGCATGCGCAGAGGGGAACTGGCCAGGTTCCTGTTCAAGCCAACCTATGCTTATGGTACCCTGGGGTGCCCGCCCCTCATCCCTCCAAATGCCACTGTCCTGTTTGAGATCGAGCTGATTGACTTCCTGGACTCTGCCGAGTCGGACAAGTTTTGTGCACTCTCAGCTGTAAGTTCCAGACCTTGGATTTTCCAGCACTTTCTAAATGGAGGGGTGGGATCACGTTTGGTGGCTTTGTTAGACGGCCGGCTCACCCTGGGTTCCACCCAGCCTACTGCACAGTGATGTCTGAGGTAATGCAAGCTGTAAAGTAGCTCTGTAGGAGCTGTGTGCTACTCATCACCCTTCGCTTGGTTCTCACTCCAGGTTGGTGACTACAATACAGGAAGTTAGACACTGTAGCTTAATAATGAGGGTTATTGAGGCTTGGGGATGTGAGAGAGTTCCTGCCTAGAACCCACCACTAAAGGGCTGGGGCTATATATGTCAAGTTAGAGAATTGGTCCCTCCTTGAGAACTGAAAAAGGCTTATTACTCTCTGGTAGTGGTGTTGCTTTTAGTCCCaggacccaggaggcagaggcagccagatctctgtgagttcaaggccagtgtggtctacgtggttccaggacagccggagctacacagagaaaccatctccAAAAAAGAGGGCCGGGGAGAGTCTTGGTTTTCCTGTGtggcctctacctccccagtccATAGACGCAGATCTTGTAAGCTTGTAATTCCATCCTTGATCACGTGCGTGTGGTGGTAGCTGTTCATTGCTACAGGCTTCGCTCCCCCCTAGGATTTGGTGTCACACTAAACTGTCAGGGTTGCAAGTGGATGTCTCACCGTCATCATGTCTTTCCACAGAGTACATGTTCCTGCACTTACCTGGGGTTCTGATTTCGAGGCTCAGAGTAGGGTCTATGGAAGGTTCTAATATGAAGCCAGGATATCAGTGTGAGCGTGTAGAACCCCCAAGGCTCCAAGCCAACCAGGACCTTCCAAGTTGTTGTTGAGTAATTGGTCTGGGCTTTGCAGACTCCTTCAGTTTCTGCGGGTGCTTTCTGCTTCTGGGGGAATCTGGGAAGGACCACAGCAGCCACTGACTCCTGGGCTGCTCCTTGGGTGGCCCGTTACAGTGTGCATCTGGGTGGCCTCTGCACACACAAGCAGTAAGTCCACGGTCCACGAGGGAAATGTTGGTGACTGTAACATGGCAGCCATGGTGCCATTGGCGCTTCTGGCTCCATGCCGCTCCTCTTGTCTTTGGTCTTCAGGAGCAGCAAGAACAGTTTCCACTCCAGAAAGTCCTCAAGGTAGCGGCAACCGAGAGGGAGTTTGGCAACTACCTTTTCCGCCAGAATCGCTTCTGTGATGCCAAAGTGAGATACAAGCGGGTAAGAACGCTGTGGAAGTGTGTGTTCCAGACAGCAGCCTACCGTTTAGTTCTTATGTGTATGGCTGTGcggcctgcatgtatgcctgcccACTGGGCATGCCAGTGACTtcgaggccagaagagagtgtctggtCCCTGGGAATTGATCCCCAAGAACGGtagtttcagacagttgtgaaacaccatgtggtgctgggattcaaacctagatcttctggaagggcagccagtactcttaacctctgagccattttgccagccccAGAAAACTTAAGAGCATAAGCTTCATCTCCTTTGCTGTTCTTCGTGGGCAACCATTAGGAAGATTCCAGTACCTGagagactgaggtaggaggagGTTCCAGGCCTGTGTGGGCTTCTTGGCTAGACTCTATCTCAACGAAAAGGTGCTGGGGAGATCGTTCAGTAAGAGTGCTCGCTTCATAAGCAcgagaatctgagttcaaatctcagtgCCCACATTAAAGGCTGGCGTGGGTGCTAGGAAGGCGATTTAACAGTAAAGAGTACTCACTGCTCCGACAGAAGATCGGACTTTGATTCCCACACCCATGTGACTCTCAGCTGCctgtactccagttccagggagtatggtgccctcttctgacgtcCACGGGTTCCTGCGCCCACACagtacatatacattcacataggCAGGCACACTTACATGCAAAGGTGGTGTTGGTTAAGCCAGGCATGGCCATGTATGTGCTCAATCCCAATATTGTGGGAAGCCTAAACAAGATTGCTGAGACCTGGCTCCGAGCTCAGTGAGAAGTGTGGTGTCAAGGACTGAAGTAGAGCTGTGCTCTCAACCTTCTGAAGCTGCAGCCTTTACcacagctcctcatgctgtggcaaccccaaccataacattgtttgttgccacttcataactgtaatttggctcctgttacaaattgtaatgtaaatgtgtTTTCTAATGGTGTTGGGTGACCCCTGTTTCagtccacaggttgagagccactgaggTAGAACAATACAGCAGGACACGTGACATTGTCCTCTGCCCCCTCAAGTgcacaccaacccacccacacatgcacatacacacacacaggaagagtcctTACGTTAGAAGGGAATGACTGGGGGGCTTGGGAGTGGGGTAGTATGAGTTTCTCTTATCCTTTGTTTTTtaggagcccaggctagcctcaagctcatggcaatcctgccttagcctctcaagtgctggggctaCAGGCATGAGGCACAAACCCGGCTGTGTCTGTGattctatttgtctgtctgaggcagagtctctcactatgTAACCTTAGCTGGCCagtacttgctttgtagaccaggctgtccttgaacccagagagatacctgcctctgcctcccgagtgcccggataaaaggtgtgcaccaccatgcctggcctgcgTGCTATCTTGATGCTGTTTTCCTAGGTATATTTTGAGTTACGAAGCTTCATTAAGCAATGCACTTTTTTTTACTTACGTCCATACGTATTTTAGTAATTACCATCCTGGGGAGGTGAGgaaatagctcagttggtaaagagtTTGAAAGAAAGTATTATGATCTGACTTTGATCCTGAGAAtccatatttaaaaatgaagaaaagggtCAGGTGTGGTAATGcctacttgtaatcccagtgctgggagaacAGGCAGGTGGGCTCTGGGACTCCCTGACCAGCCAGTCTAACCCCCTTGGCAAGCTTCAGGCCAGCGAAAGAGGCTGTATCCAAAAGAACAGTGAATGAATGGCTCCTGAGGAGTAATacctgaggttgtcttctggtctccacatgcacttACAGGGACTCGcccacacatacattcacacatacaaacgTGTAAATACAAAAACTACTGTTCCCAAAAAGTTAAAATATCCTCATCCAGCACGGCCCTCTCCAGCTGTAGTTGATTTTCTTCATCGTATTTACTCTCTGTGGGATGTCCTGTCCCTCTATGAAGACTGGGTCACTCTGTGGCAGGTCGGGTCTCCAGCTATAGGGCTCTGGGACAAGCAGGTGGGACAGAGGTCTGTTGTGTTCTGGGCTGCGGAAATAGTACTATTTTACACACCCATTAATAGCATTCCACCTGCCCATTCCAGAATCAACAGTTCCATTTCTCCAGGAAACAGATCTGAGcaggggatacagctcagttggtaaaattgGCACTCAAGaaaccctgggttccattcccaacatTGTGTAAAACAGGACACAGGAGAACCGGAAGTTGAAATTCAGACTGCACCCatcactcagcagttaagagtgcagaagacctgagttctattcctagcactcacatcaggctgctcacaactgactgcttagaactccagctccaagggctgCGTTATCGCTAAATGTTATCTCTAGCCTTTATTagcacctgcattcatgtgcatataatcacagaca from Rattus norvegicus strain BN/NHsdMcwi chromosome 12, GRCr8, whole genome shotgun sequence includes the following:
- the Fkbp6 gene encoding inactive peptidyl-prolyl cis-trans isomerase FKBP6 isoform X3 — encoded protein: MGGSTRGRGALEGDDVLGQSPYERLSQRMLDISGDRGVLKDIIREGAGDPVTPDASVLVKYSGYLEHMDKPFDSNCFRKTPRLMKLGEDITLWGMELGLLSMRRGELARFLFKPTYAYGTLGCPPLIPPNATVLFEIELIDFLDSAESDKFCALSAEQQEQFPLQKVLKVAATEREFGNYLFRQNRFCDAKVRYKRALLLLHRRLAICEEQHLVEPAELLVLLNLSFVYLKLDRPAMALRYGEQALLIDKRNAKALFRCGQACLLLTEYEQARDFLVRAQKEQPCNHDINNELKKLSSHYRDYVDREREMCHRMFAPCGSGSSVGGN
- the Fkbp6 gene encoding inactive peptidyl-prolyl cis-trans isomerase FKBP6 isoform X1, producing MPVIPARRTPRQEFKASLHHRYWRDGSLFDSQHLHGCSQPSLTPVSEDLTAFSDLLEDQPAWCLTSGSRFRRGLWRRLSGKMSVFSRLRNGIPPSRDDCQSPYERLSQRMLDISGDRGVLKDIIREGAGDPVTPDASVLVKYSGYLEHMDKPFDSNCFRKTPRLMKLGEDITLWGMELGLLSMRRGELARFLFKPTYAYGTLGCPPLIPPNATVLFEIELIDFLDSAESDKFCALSAEQQEQFPLQKVLKVAATEREFGNYLFRQNRFCDAKVRYKRALLLLHRRLAICEEQHLVEPAELLVLLNLSFVYLKLDRPAMALRYGEQALLIDKRNAKALFRCGQACLLLTEYEQARDFLVRAQKEQPCNHDINNELKKLSSHYRDYVDREREMCHRMFAPCGSGSSVGGN
- the Fkbp6 gene encoding inactive peptidyl-prolyl cis-trans isomerase FKBP6 isoform X2, which gives rise to MSVFSRLRNGIPPSRDDCQSPYERLSQRMLDISGDRGVLKDIIREGAGDPVTPDASVLVKYSGYLEHMDKPFDSNCFRKTPRLMKLGEDITLWGMELGLLSMRRGELARFLFKPTYAYGTLGCPPLIPPNATVLFEIELIDFLDSAESDKFCALSAEQQEQFPLQKVLKVAATEREFGNYLFRQNRFCDAKVRYKRALLLLHRRLAICEEQHLVEPAELLVLLNLSFVYLKLDRPAMALRYGEQALLIDKRNAKALFRCGQACLLLTEYEQARDFLVRAQKEQPCNHDINNELKKLSSHYRDYVDREREMCHRMFAPCGSGSSVGGN